A stretch of the Panicum virgatum strain AP13 chromosome 9N, P.virgatum_v5, whole genome shotgun sequence genome encodes the following:
- the LOC120690798 gene encoding myosin-11-like isoform X2, producing MSRANRLGERVEFRFSNLRAVQVPVVSDRLLISIISVDTGKTIARSSKAAARNGICQWPDSILESIWFSQDDASKEFEDCQCRITVSMGSTKSGILGEVFLNLTNYLSSVDPTSISLPLKKCNSGTVLQLKIQCLGTKSKSSPTNDVRDSKTDDSDIMVPRNARFSSRNPLDGVHQDEVGIRDASFSSSPRDDSDGGLYIGSSQTPGQNMLQESIAESSLSGVAHLSLGASGSSKALLDTAEETIEELLAEAQMWETHSRQLKNDLETLQKECDEKSVTQSELLLELSASQAERESLRKEIVELKSSLEVATTRQTVAGTTKSGDVIDCEHELKDEVQFLRESNENLTIQLKKAQDANIELVSILQELEETVEAQRTEISTISQMSNTVDHDIPVNALSVQEDAEWARKLSLKENEIVELKEKLDRVLNLENASGSGSDAIYLELEKENEFLKTKMEELENDCSELTEENLELIHKLKEVTGVEGQGSCISDIQEMLNAGDLSGTSKSRVKYLERKCADLDLRILKFESESRELEEKFQKSQEELKERTLELSELRDNISNSRVMELEGREIDVASSHRSGSEELGGTESELNLLKDTIQLKEKEIEGLQHSKLEMETFTHNVLERKIHELESCKMELELHVSRLEDEKIELLESISGVEAELTNLTSEYESCIVQMDGSRTLLKDKVEWQQAELEAQKVELKQKQLEFQKRYSEVHEDSEALRRSNAKLQAKVDNLVEECSSLQALTDDLKKQKLELHSSATQLEQELEHSKRKTTEFCKTVEFLEAKLSSIQKDISSKEQSFLLELENVFQEHKEHEEKINRAHFLLNKIEKEKIIEVENLEREVLSLTAQLSSTHEERENSTLDTIREASILRADKAKLEANLNDVSEQLRHYECQLEDIRKESKSKIKSLVDSLNASKQNEEILKRDAEDMRRLMAAAKSNEEKLRTTSNELELKFKTSNFEKQQIMEENSGLKNQVQKIAGLQDELLKLQSTLDEAEFEKRKLEELIRLLSEECDELKVQKAVLTDKVSHIQDVSNNINEEKQSKTSMQAKHERSTKQGNNDLATDNGGCSPVNEEPDLQTKVKSLESRLAEALAENSMYRTQLKSPMPEGQSGSRDGEENNDDKIAQLESELKDMQDRLLNMSMQYAEVEAQREELVMELKNANAKKGRWF from the exons ATGTCGAGGGCGAACCGGCTCGGCGAGCGGGTGGAGTTCAGGTTCTCCAACCTTCGCGCCGTCCAG GTGCCAGTAGTATCTGACAGGCTGTTAATTTCTATAATCTCGGTGGACACAGGCAAAACAATTGCCAGGTCCAGTAAAGCTGCTGCTCGAAATGGAATATGTCAATGGCCCGACTCCATACTGGAATCAATATGGTTTTCTCAAGATGATGCATCAAAAGAATTTGAGGATTGCCAGTGCAGGATTACTGTTTCCATG GGATCAACGAAATCTGGTATTCTTGGGGAAGTTTTCCTGAACTTGACTAACTATCTTAGTTCAGTAGACCCAACTTCAATTTCATTGCCGTTGAAGAAATGCAATTCTGGAACAGTTTTACAG CTTAAGATTCAGTGTCTTGGCACAAAGTCTAAGTCAAG TCCAACCAATGATGTTAGGGACAGCAAAACAGATGATTCCGATATCATGGTCCCCAGGAATGCTCGTTTTTCATCAAGAAATCCTTTAGATGGTGTTCATCAAGATGAAGTTGGAATTAGG GATGCAagcttctcatcatctcccAGGGATGATTCCGACGGGGGATTATACATAGGGAG TTCTCAAACTCCAGGTCAAAACATGCTGCAAGAGAGCATAGCTGAGTCATCCTTAAGTGGTGTTGCTCATTTATCATTAGGGGCATCTGGTTCATCCAAAGCTCTCCTTGACACTGCTGAAGAAACAATCGAGGAACTCCTTGCTGAGGCACAAATGTGGGAGACCCATTCTCGCCAATTGAAAAATGACCTGGAGACATTGCAGAAGGAATGTGATGAAAAATCTGTGACACAGTCTGAGCTACTCCTGGAACTTTCTGCTTCACAAGCAGAACGGGAGTCATTAAGAAAGGAAATTGTAGAATTAAAATCGTCTCTTGAAGTGGCTACAACACGACAAACTGTTGCCGGAACTACCAAGTCTGGTGATGTGATAGACTGCGAGCACGAACTAAAAGATGAAGTGCAGTTTTTGCGGGAATCAAATGAAAACTTGACAATACAACTGAAGAAGGCTCAAGATGCAAATATAGAGCTTGTTTCTATTCTTCAAGAACTGGAAGAAACAGTAGAAGCACAGAGAACAGAAATCTCCACTATTTCTCAAATGAGCAATACAGTTGATCATGACATTCCTGTAAATGCATTATCAGTTCAAGAAGATGCAGAGTGGGCAAGGAAGTTGTCACTTAAAGAAAATGAGATTGTAGAATTGAAGGAGAAATTGGATCGTGTACTCaatctagaaaatgcaagtggTTCTGGTTCTGATGCTATATATCTTGAACTGGAAAAGGAGAATGAATTCCTGAAGACAAAAATGGAAGAACTTGAGAATGATTGTTCCGAATTAACAGAGGAAAATCTGGAACTTATACACAAGTTGAAAGAAGTAACTGGGGTGGAAGGACAGGGTTCCTGCATTTCTGATATTCAGGAAATGTTAAATGCGGGGGATCTTTCTGGGACATCAAAATCTAGAGTAAAATACCTAGAAAGAAAATGTGCTGACCTTGATCTGAGGATATTGAAATTTGAATCGGAGTCCCGAGAACTAGAAGAGAAGTTCCAAAAAAGCCAAGAGGAACTAAAAGAGAGAACTCTTGAATTATCTGAACTAAGAGATAACATTAGCAATTCACGTGTTATGGAACTGGAGGGAAGGGAAATTGATGTTGCAAGCAGTCACCGATCAGGAAGTGAAGAACTTGGAGGTACTGAATCTGAGTTGAATTTGCTAAAGGATACAATTCAGCTCAAAGAAAAGGAGATTGAAGGCTTGCAGCATTCTAAACTAGAAATGGAAACCTTCACACATAATGTTCTTGAACGGAAGATACATGAGCTTGAAAGCTGCAAAATGGAACTAGAATTGCATGTATCGAGGCTGGAAGATGAAAAAATTGAATTGTTGGAGTCCATTTCTGGAGTGGAGGCTGAGTTGACTAATCTGACAAGTGAGTACGAGTCATGTATAGTGCAAATGGATGGTTCCAGAACATTACTCAAGGATAAAGTAGAATGGCAGCAAGCAGAGTTGGAAGCTCAAAAGGTGGAACTAAAGCAAAAACAGCTAGAGTTTCAGAAAAGATATTCAGAAGTCCATGAGGATTCAGAGGCTCTAAGAAGATCAAATGCTAAACTACAGGCTAAAGTTGATAATCTTGTTGAGGAGTGCAGTTCTCTTCAAGCATTGACGGATGATCTAAAGAAGCAAAAGTTAGAACTGCATAGCTCTGCTACACAACTAGAGCAGGAACTGGAGCACTCTAAAAGAAAGACCACAGAATTTTGCAAAACTGTGGAGTTCCTAGAGGCAAAACTTTCTTCAATTCAGAAAGATATATCTTCAAAAGAGCAATCTTTTCTCTTGGAACTGGAGAATgtatttcaggagcacaaggagcatgaagaaaAGATAAATCGTGCTCATTTCCTTTTAAATAAGATcgagaaagaaaaaataattgAGGTAGAGAATCTCGAGAGGGAAGTCTTGAGCCTTACTGCACAGTTGTCTTCAACACATGAGGAGCGAGAAAATTCCACTTTGGATACTATTCGTGAGGCCTCCATCCTTCGAGCAGACAAGGCAAAACTTGAGGCTAATCTTAATGATGTCAGTGAACAGTTGAGGCATTACGAGTGTCAGTTGGAAGATATACGTAAGGAGTCTAAAAGCAAGATTAAATCCCTTGTTGATTCACTCAATGCATCGAAACAGAATGAAGAAATACTGAAAAGAGATGCTGAGGATATGAGAAGGTTGATGGCAGCTGCTAAATCTAATGAAGAAAAATTAAGAACAACTTCAAATGAACTAGAACTGAAGTTTAAAACTAGCAATTTTGAGAAACAGCAAATAATGGAAGAAAATTCTGGACTAAAAAATCAAGTCCAGAAAATAGCAGGCCTGCAAGATGAACTTTTGAAACTGCAAAGTACCCTTGATGAGGCTGAGTTTGAAAAGCGAAAACTTGAAGAGCTAATTCGGTTGTTGTCTGAAGAATGTGATGAACTAAAGGTACAAAAGGCCGTGTTAACAGACAAAGTCTCACACATACAGGATGTTTCCAACAATATCAATGAAgaaaaacaaagtaaaacaTCCATGCAAGCAAAGCATGAGAGAAGCACAAAACAG GGGAACAATGATCTAGCTACTGACAAcggaggttgttctccagttaATGAGGAACCAGACCTGCAAACAAAGGTCAAATCACTGGAAAGTAGACTTGCCGAGGCTTTGGCGGAAAATAGCATGTATAGGACACAGCTGAAGAG TCCCATGCCAGAGGGGCAATCTGGGAGCAGGGATGGTGAAGAGAATAATGACGACAAAATAGCGCAACTGGAGTCAGAACTAAAAGACATGCAGGATCGGTTACTCAACATGAGCATGCAGTATGCGGAAGTAGAGGCTCAGCGGGAGGAATTAGTGATGGAGCTTAAAAACGCAAATGCAAAGAAAGGACGGTGGTTCTAG
- the LOC120691334 gene encoding NDR1/HIN1-like protein 10, which produces MPAAEAAAWRDGAQSGHARRVAVLRCIVASMVVTVLLAGLAVLIFWLVVRPKPIDYAVTRAAVRHFNVTPPPGATVNATFYLTFAAHNPNRRVSILYEWVEFRVLYGESAQLAVQDASAFRQPRRNETRLDVRAVARSAPVGEQAARELRHDLAAGAVGVDVRMRARAQFKVAGVRSRSYSLEAFCSPVVVGLSPSAARSFQSVPCDVAVS; this is translated from the coding sequence atgccggcggcggaggcggcggcgtggagggacGGCGCGCAGAGCGGGCACGCCCGGCGGGTGGCCGTGCTCCGCTGCATCGTCGCGTCGATGgtggtcaccgtcctcctcgcgGGGCTCGCCGTGCTCATCTTCTGGCTGGTGGTCCGGCCGAAGCCCATCGACTACGCCGTGACCCGCGCCGCCGTTCGCCACTTCAacgtcacgccgccgcccggcgccacGGTCAACGCGACGTTCTACCTCACGTTCGCGGCGCACAACCCGAACCGGCGCGTGTCCATCCTCTACGAGTGGGTGGAGTTCCGCGTGCTCTACGGCGAGTCCGCGCAGCTCGCGGTGCAGGACGCGTCGGCGTTCCGGCAGCCGCGGCGCAACGAGACGCGGCTGGACGTGCGCGCCGTGGCGCGGTCGGCGCCCGTCGGGGAGCAGGCCGCGCGGGAGCTGCGGCACGACCTCGCGGCGGGCGCGGTGGGCGTCGACGTCCGGATGCGCGCGCGCGCCCAGTTCAAGGTCGCCGGCGTCAGGTCCAGGAGCTACAGCCTGGAGGCCTTCTGCTCGCCCGTCGTCGTCGGCCtgtcgccgtcggcggcgcggtCGTTCCAGAGCGTGCCGTGCGACGTCGCCGTCTCGTGA
- the LOC120690798 gene encoding myosin-11-like isoform X1: MSRANRLGERVEFRFSNLRAVQVPVVSDRLLISIISVDTGKTIARSSKAAARNGICQWPDSILESIWFSQDDASKEFEDCQCRITVSMGSTKSGILGEVFLNLTNYLSSVDPTSISLPLKKCNSGTVLQLKIQCLGTKSKSSPTNDVRDSKTDDSDIMVPRNARFSSRNPLDGVHQDEVGIRDASFSSSPRDDSDGGLYIGRQDTASSFIYNIHADRGELICKSNDLSFSSQTPGQNMLQESIAESSLSGVAHLSLGASGSSKALLDTAEETIEELLAEAQMWETHSRQLKNDLETLQKECDEKSVTQSELLLELSASQAERESLRKEIVELKSSLEVATTRQTVAGTTKSGDVIDCEHELKDEVQFLRESNENLTIQLKKAQDANIELVSILQELEETVEAQRTEISTISQMSNTVDHDIPVNALSVQEDAEWARKLSLKENEIVELKEKLDRVLNLENASGSGSDAIYLELEKENEFLKTKMEELENDCSELTEENLELIHKLKEVTGVEGQGSCISDIQEMLNAGDLSGTSKSRVKYLERKCADLDLRILKFESESRELEEKFQKSQEELKERTLELSELRDNISNSRVMELEGREIDVASSHRSGSEELGGTESELNLLKDTIQLKEKEIEGLQHSKLEMETFTHNVLERKIHELESCKMELELHVSRLEDEKIELLESISGVEAELTNLTSEYESCIVQMDGSRTLLKDKVEWQQAELEAQKVELKQKQLEFQKRYSEVHEDSEALRRSNAKLQAKVDNLVEECSSLQALTDDLKKQKLELHSSATQLEQELEHSKRKTTEFCKTVEFLEAKLSSIQKDISSKEQSFLLELENVFQEHKEHEEKINRAHFLLNKIEKEKIIEVENLEREVLSLTAQLSSTHEERENSTLDTIREASILRADKAKLEANLNDVSEQLRHYECQLEDIRKESKSKIKSLVDSLNASKQNEEILKRDAEDMRRLMAAAKSNEEKLRTTSNELELKFKTSNFEKQQIMEENSGLKNQVQKIAGLQDELLKLQSTLDEAEFEKRKLEELIRLLSEECDELKVQKAVLTDKVSHIQDVSNNINEEKQSKTSMQAKHERSTKQGNNDLATDNGGCSPVNEEPDLQTKVKSLESRLAEALAENSMYRTQLKSPMPEGQSGSRDGEENNDDKIAQLESELKDMQDRLLNMSMQYAEVEAQREELVMELKNANAKKGRWF; this comes from the exons ATGTCGAGGGCGAACCGGCTCGGCGAGCGGGTGGAGTTCAGGTTCTCCAACCTTCGCGCCGTCCAG GTGCCAGTAGTATCTGACAGGCTGTTAATTTCTATAATCTCGGTGGACACAGGCAAAACAATTGCCAGGTCCAGTAAAGCTGCTGCTCGAAATGGAATATGTCAATGGCCCGACTCCATACTGGAATCAATATGGTTTTCTCAAGATGATGCATCAAAAGAATTTGAGGATTGCCAGTGCAGGATTACTGTTTCCATG GGATCAACGAAATCTGGTATTCTTGGGGAAGTTTTCCTGAACTTGACTAACTATCTTAGTTCAGTAGACCCAACTTCAATTTCATTGCCGTTGAAGAAATGCAATTCTGGAACAGTTTTACAG CTTAAGATTCAGTGTCTTGGCACAAAGTCTAAGTCAAG TCCAACCAATGATGTTAGGGACAGCAAAACAGATGATTCCGATATCATGGTCCCCAGGAATGCTCGTTTTTCATCAAGAAATCCTTTAGATGGTGTTCATCAAGATGAAGTTGGAATTAGG GATGCAagcttctcatcatctcccAGGGATGATTCCGACGGGGGATTATACATAGGGAGGCAAGATACTGCTAGTTCTTTTATCTACAATATTCATGCGGATCGTGGTGAACTGATTTGTAAATCTAATGATTTATCTTTCAGTTCTCAAACTCCAGGTCAAAACATGCTGCAAGAGAGCATAGCTGAGTCATCCTTAAGTGGTGTTGCTCATTTATCATTAGGGGCATCTGGTTCATCCAAAGCTCTCCTTGACACTGCTGAAGAAACAATCGAGGAACTCCTTGCTGAGGCACAAATGTGGGAGACCCATTCTCGCCAATTGAAAAATGACCTGGAGACATTGCAGAAGGAATGTGATGAAAAATCTGTGACACAGTCTGAGCTACTCCTGGAACTTTCTGCTTCACAAGCAGAACGGGAGTCATTAAGAAAGGAAATTGTAGAATTAAAATCGTCTCTTGAAGTGGCTACAACACGACAAACTGTTGCCGGAACTACCAAGTCTGGTGATGTGATAGACTGCGAGCACGAACTAAAAGATGAAGTGCAGTTTTTGCGGGAATCAAATGAAAACTTGACAATACAACTGAAGAAGGCTCAAGATGCAAATATAGAGCTTGTTTCTATTCTTCAAGAACTGGAAGAAACAGTAGAAGCACAGAGAACAGAAATCTCCACTATTTCTCAAATGAGCAATACAGTTGATCATGACATTCCTGTAAATGCATTATCAGTTCAAGAAGATGCAGAGTGGGCAAGGAAGTTGTCACTTAAAGAAAATGAGATTGTAGAATTGAAGGAGAAATTGGATCGTGTACTCaatctagaaaatgcaagtggTTCTGGTTCTGATGCTATATATCTTGAACTGGAAAAGGAGAATGAATTCCTGAAGACAAAAATGGAAGAACTTGAGAATGATTGTTCCGAATTAACAGAGGAAAATCTGGAACTTATACACAAGTTGAAAGAAGTAACTGGGGTGGAAGGACAGGGTTCCTGCATTTCTGATATTCAGGAAATGTTAAATGCGGGGGATCTTTCTGGGACATCAAAATCTAGAGTAAAATACCTAGAAAGAAAATGTGCTGACCTTGATCTGAGGATATTGAAATTTGAATCGGAGTCCCGAGAACTAGAAGAGAAGTTCCAAAAAAGCCAAGAGGAACTAAAAGAGAGAACTCTTGAATTATCTGAACTAAGAGATAACATTAGCAATTCACGTGTTATGGAACTGGAGGGAAGGGAAATTGATGTTGCAAGCAGTCACCGATCAGGAAGTGAAGAACTTGGAGGTACTGAATCTGAGTTGAATTTGCTAAAGGATACAATTCAGCTCAAAGAAAAGGAGATTGAAGGCTTGCAGCATTCTAAACTAGAAATGGAAACCTTCACACATAATGTTCTTGAACGGAAGATACATGAGCTTGAAAGCTGCAAAATGGAACTAGAATTGCATGTATCGAGGCTGGAAGATGAAAAAATTGAATTGTTGGAGTCCATTTCTGGAGTGGAGGCTGAGTTGACTAATCTGACAAGTGAGTACGAGTCATGTATAGTGCAAATGGATGGTTCCAGAACATTACTCAAGGATAAAGTAGAATGGCAGCAAGCAGAGTTGGAAGCTCAAAAGGTGGAACTAAAGCAAAAACAGCTAGAGTTTCAGAAAAGATATTCAGAAGTCCATGAGGATTCAGAGGCTCTAAGAAGATCAAATGCTAAACTACAGGCTAAAGTTGATAATCTTGTTGAGGAGTGCAGTTCTCTTCAAGCATTGACGGATGATCTAAAGAAGCAAAAGTTAGAACTGCATAGCTCTGCTACACAACTAGAGCAGGAACTGGAGCACTCTAAAAGAAAGACCACAGAATTTTGCAAAACTGTGGAGTTCCTAGAGGCAAAACTTTCTTCAATTCAGAAAGATATATCTTCAAAAGAGCAATCTTTTCTCTTGGAACTGGAGAATgtatttcaggagcacaaggagcatgaagaaaAGATAAATCGTGCTCATTTCCTTTTAAATAAGATcgagaaagaaaaaataattgAGGTAGAGAATCTCGAGAGGGAAGTCTTGAGCCTTACTGCACAGTTGTCTTCAACACATGAGGAGCGAGAAAATTCCACTTTGGATACTATTCGTGAGGCCTCCATCCTTCGAGCAGACAAGGCAAAACTTGAGGCTAATCTTAATGATGTCAGTGAACAGTTGAGGCATTACGAGTGTCAGTTGGAAGATATACGTAAGGAGTCTAAAAGCAAGATTAAATCCCTTGTTGATTCACTCAATGCATCGAAACAGAATGAAGAAATACTGAAAAGAGATGCTGAGGATATGAGAAGGTTGATGGCAGCTGCTAAATCTAATGAAGAAAAATTAAGAACAACTTCAAATGAACTAGAACTGAAGTTTAAAACTAGCAATTTTGAGAAACAGCAAATAATGGAAGAAAATTCTGGACTAAAAAATCAAGTCCAGAAAATAGCAGGCCTGCAAGATGAACTTTTGAAACTGCAAAGTACCCTTGATGAGGCTGAGTTTGAAAAGCGAAAACTTGAAGAGCTAATTCGGTTGTTGTCTGAAGAATGTGATGAACTAAAGGTACAAAAGGCCGTGTTAACAGACAAAGTCTCACACATACAGGATGTTTCCAACAATATCAATGAAgaaaaacaaagtaaaacaTCCATGCAAGCAAAGCATGAGAGAAGCACAAAACAG GGGAACAATGATCTAGCTACTGACAAcggaggttgttctccagttaATGAGGAACCAGACCTGCAAACAAAGGTCAAATCACTGGAAAGTAGACTTGCCGAGGCTTTGGCGGAAAATAGCATGTATAGGACACAGCTGAAGAG TCCCATGCCAGAGGGGCAATCTGGGAGCAGGGATGGTGAAGAGAATAATGACGACAAAATAGCGCAACTGGAGTCAGAACTAAAAGACATGCAGGATCGGTTACTCAACATGAGCATGCAGTATGCGGAAGTAGAGGCTCAGCGGGAGGAATTAGTGATGGAGCTTAAAAACGCAAATGCAAAGAAAGGACGGTGGTTCTAG
- the LOC120690798 gene encoding myosin-11-like isoform X3, whose translation MVPRNARFSSRNPLDGVHQDEVGIRDASFSSSPRDDSDGGLYIGRQDTASSFIYNIHADRGELICKSNDLSFSSQTPGQNMLQESIAESSLSGVAHLSLGASGSSKALLDTAEETIEELLAEAQMWETHSRQLKNDLETLQKECDEKSVTQSELLLELSASQAERESLRKEIVELKSSLEVATTRQTVAGTTKSGDVIDCEHELKDEVQFLRESNENLTIQLKKAQDANIELVSILQELEETVEAQRTEISTISQMSNTVDHDIPVNALSVQEDAEWARKLSLKENEIVELKEKLDRVLNLENASGSGSDAIYLELEKENEFLKTKMEELENDCSELTEENLELIHKLKEVTGVEGQGSCISDIQEMLNAGDLSGTSKSRVKYLERKCADLDLRILKFESESRELEEKFQKSQEELKERTLELSELRDNISNSRVMELEGREIDVASSHRSGSEELGGTESELNLLKDTIQLKEKEIEGLQHSKLEMETFTHNVLERKIHELESCKMELELHVSRLEDEKIELLESISGVEAELTNLTSEYESCIVQMDGSRTLLKDKVEWQQAELEAQKVELKQKQLEFQKRYSEVHEDSEALRRSNAKLQAKVDNLVEECSSLQALTDDLKKQKLELHSSATQLEQELEHSKRKTTEFCKTVEFLEAKLSSIQKDISSKEQSFLLELENVFQEHKEHEEKINRAHFLLNKIEKEKIIEVENLEREVLSLTAQLSSTHEERENSTLDTIREASILRADKAKLEANLNDVSEQLRHYECQLEDIRKESKSKIKSLVDSLNASKQNEEILKRDAEDMRRLMAAAKSNEEKLRTTSNELELKFKTSNFEKQQIMEENSGLKNQVQKIAGLQDELLKLQSTLDEAEFEKRKLEELIRLLSEECDELKVQKAVLTDKVSHIQDVSNNINEEKQSKTSMQAKHERSTKQGNNDLATDNGGCSPVNEEPDLQTKVKSLESRLAEALAENSMYRTQLKSPMPEGQSGSRDGEENNDDKIAQLESELKDMQDRLLNMSMQYAEVEAQREELVMELKNANAKKGRWF comes from the exons ATGGTCCCCAGGAATGCTCGTTTTTCATCAAGAAATCCTTTAGATGGTGTTCATCAAGATGAAGTTGGAATTAGG GATGCAagcttctcatcatctcccAGGGATGATTCCGACGGGGGATTATACATAGGGAGGCAAGATACTGCTAGTTCTTTTATCTACAATATTCATGCGGATCGTGGTGAACTGATTTGTAAATCTAATGATTTATCTTTCAGTTCTCAAACTCCAGGTCAAAACATGCTGCAAGAGAGCATAGCTGAGTCATCCTTAAGTGGTGTTGCTCATTTATCATTAGGGGCATCTGGTTCATCCAAAGCTCTCCTTGACACTGCTGAAGAAACAATCGAGGAACTCCTTGCTGAGGCACAAATGTGGGAGACCCATTCTCGCCAATTGAAAAATGACCTGGAGACATTGCAGAAGGAATGTGATGAAAAATCTGTGACACAGTCTGAGCTACTCCTGGAACTTTCTGCTTCACAAGCAGAACGGGAGTCATTAAGAAAGGAAATTGTAGAATTAAAATCGTCTCTTGAAGTGGCTACAACACGACAAACTGTTGCCGGAACTACCAAGTCTGGTGATGTGATAGACTGCGAGCACGAACTAAAAGATGAAGTGCAGTTTTTGCGGGAATCAAATGAAAACTTGACAATACAACTGAAGAAGGCTCAAGATGCAAATATAGAGCTTGTTTCTATTCTTCAAGAACTGGAAGAAACAGTAGAAGCACAGAGAACAGAAATCTCCACTATTTCTCAAATGAGCAATACAGTTGATCATGACATTCCTGTAAATGCATTATCAGTTCAAGAAGATGCAGAGTGGGCAAGGAAGTTGTCACTTAAAGAAAATGAGATTGTAGAATTGAAGGAGAAATTGGATCGTGTACTCaatctagaaaatgcaagtggTTCTGGTTCTGATGCTATATATCTTGAACTGGAAAAGGAGAATGAATTCCTGAAGACAAAAATGGAAGAACTTGAGAATGATTGTTCCGAATTAACAGAGGAAAATCTGGAACTTATACACAAGTTGAAAGAAGTAACTGGGGTGGAAGGACAGGGTTCCTGCATTTCTGATATTCAGGAAATGTTAAATGCGGGGGATCTTTCTGGGACATCAAAATCTAGAGTAAAATACCTAGAAAGAAAATGTGCTGACCTTGATCTGAGGATATTGAAATTTGAATCGGAGTCCCGAGAACTAGAAGAGAAGTTCCAAAAAAGCCAAGAGGAACTAAAAGAGAGAACTCTTGAATTATCTGAACTAAGAGATAACATTAGCAATTCACGTGTTATGGAACTGGAGGGAAGGGAAATTGATGTTGCAAGCAGTCACCGATCAGGAAGTGAAGAACTTGGAGGTACTGAATCTGAGTTGAATTTGCTAAAGGATACAATTCAGCTCAAAGAAAAGGAGATTGAAGGCTTGCAGCATTCTAAACTAGAAATGGAAACCTTCACACATAATGTTCTTGAACGGAAGATACATGAGCTTGAAAGCTGCAAAATGGAACTAGAATTGCATGTATCGAGGCTGGAAGATGAAAAAATTGAATTGTTGGAGTCCATTTCTGGAGTGGAGGCTGAGTTGACTAATCTGACAAGTGAGTACGAGTCATGTATAGTGCAAATGGATGGTTCCAGAACATTACTCAAGGATAAAGTAGAATGGCAGCAAGCAGAGTTGGAAGCTCAAAAGGTGGAACTAAAGCAAAAACAGCTAGAGTTTCAGAAAAGATATTCAGAAGTCCATGAGGATTCAGAGGCTCTAAGAAGATCAAATGCTAAACTACAGGCTAAAGTTGATAATCTTGTTGAGGAGTGCAGTTCTCTTCAAGCATTGACGGATGATCTAAAGAAGCAAAAGTTAGAACTGCATAGCTCTGCTACACAACTAGAGCAGGAACTGGAGCACTCTAAAAGAAAGACCACAGAATTTTGCAAAACTGTGGAGTTCCTAGAGGCAAAACTTTCTTCAATTCAGAAAGATATATCTTCAAAAGAGCAATCTTTTCTCTTGGAACTGGAGAATgtatttcaggagcacaaggagcatgaagaaaAGATAAATCGTGCTCATTTCCTTTTAAATAAGATcgagaaagaaaaaataattgAGGTAGAGAATCTCGAGAGGGAAGTCTTGAGCCTTACTGCACAGTTGTCTTCAACACATGAGGAGCGAGAAAATTCCACTTTGGATACTATTCGTGAGGCCTCCATCCTTCGAGCAGACAAGGCAAAACTTGAGGCTAATCTTAATGATGTCAGTGAACAGTTGAGGCATTACGAGTGTCAGTTGGAAGATATACGTAAGGAGTCTAAAAGCAAGATTAAATCCCTTGTTGATTCACTCAATGCATCGAAACAGAATGAAGAAATACTGAAAAGAGATGCTGAGGATATGAGAAGGTTGATGGCAGCTGCTAAATCTAATGAAGAAAAATTAAGAACAACTTCAAATGAACTAGAACTGAAGTTTAAAACTAGCAATTTTGAGAAACAGCAAATAATGGAAGAAAATTCTGGACTAAAAAATCAAGTCCAGAAAATAGCAGGCCTGCAAGATGAACTTTTGAAACTGCAAAGTACCCTTGATGAGGCTGAGTTTGAAAAGCGAAAACTTGAAGAGCTAATTCGGTTGTTGTCTGAAGAATGTGATGAACTAAAGGTACAAAAGGCCGTGTTAACAGACAAAGTCTCACACATACAGGATGTTTCCAACAATATCAATGAAgaaaaacaaagtaaaacaTCCATGCAAGCAAAGCATGAGAGAAGCACAAAACAG GGGAACAATGATCTAGCTACTGACAAcggaggttgttctccagttaATGAGGAACCAGACCTGCAAACAAAGGTCAAATCACTGGAAAGTAGACTTGCCGAGGCTTTGGCGGAAAATAGCATGTATAGGACACAGCTGAAGAG TCCCATGCCAGAGGGGCAATCTGGGAGCAGGGATGGTGAAGAGAATAATGACGACAAAATAGCGCAACTGGAGTCAGAACTAAAAGACATGCAGGATCGGTTACTCAACATGAGCATGCAGTATGCGGAAGTAGAGGCTCAGCGGGAGGAATTAGTGATGGAGCTTAAAAACGCAAATGCAAAGAAAGGACGGTGGTTCTAG